ATCTGCATTAATTTTGTTCACAGTGATCTGGTCCACACGACCGAAACCCTGAACGAATCTCAAAGGTCGACAGACAAGTCGGAGAAAGAAACCCAAAACTGTGACGTCCGCTTGGCTCGGGAGAACCAAAACCTTCACCTTGAGCTCATGATGGTGAAGGGCGAGAAAGCCCACATGACCAAAGGTTAACCCTCATGTGAAGGTGGGACCATACTCAGGGTTACGATGACCCCCATAAAGCTGTTTATTTCTCGTTGCAGAGTTGAAGATCTACATCACGAAGCTGGATGACGAGCTTGCTTTGCTGACGTCTTTGAACAAGCGGTATTCGCAAAAGATCCACAGTCTGGAGAAGGACTGCAAAGAAAAGGCCAGGATCATCCGCCAGTTACGAAGGAAGAATTTGAATGGTGGGGGTAGGCAAAGTTATGAAAgataaaaacacttttgaggagtgatgtttttgtgtttgttagtGAGCACGCTATTTTCTGGTTCATTGAGAGTGATGTGTCTGATCTAACAGAAGGATcacttttttgttcaaaatggaaaaaaattgccttcATACGCACCTTTGCCCATTGTAGTTGTTCATTTCCATGCAATCTTTACCAACCGATCAatcagctagctagctaataaACTTAACAACTTCTTCCTTGACCCATGGGGTACGCCACAAAGTTTCATGAAGCTCAGGTAATTAACCAGCCAACCAACCAACCACGATTTCTTCGGCCCACTCACAATCCCTCCACCAAAGCTTTAAGGACATCAGGTATGTAATTGCGTAATCATTTGGGCTGACTGACCATTTCACCAATCAAACAATGAGTAATTACCCACTTTAGAGAACTAACCCACCAACTACTTAATTCCATGGCCAATGCACCATCCTGATACCAAATTGGATGAAAATGGATAAGTAAATTTTGCGGGATCCTGTTTACTGAGAAACTATCCAACCAGCACTCTTAACTAAaacgttatttttttgttcatgcacTTACCAACTAGGTTTCAAGGAAATCAGGTCAGTCGTTTTTACATCATCCTGTTAATTGATTAACCAACAAGTCAGTTGATTTAACACAATTTTGATCAGTACTTCATCGAACATCCACACCATAGTATCCTTTCATTGAATTCAGGTAAATGGGTATTCTGTTACCCTATTGACTGTCAGACTAGATAGACAATTAGCTGACTTGCAATAAGCACCAATCTTTTCCTTGGCAGATACATCACTCTTTTACAAAGTGTAAATGAAATCAGAACCACTAAGTACTGTGATTGGGATCAAAACGGCGCAGAATACAAGCTTCTCAGAGAAAATAATTGAAGCACAATTGACTGAACTGTTGTCTTGACCCGTCACAGGTTTACCTGTTCAGTCCTCCCTTAGatcgggggaaaaaagatgagtTATACTTCTCTTCATACAGCACTTCACGCAGTGTCTCCATCTGATGATCCGCATGCAGCCGACCTGCAGCAGGAAGAACTCACAAAGTTAAAAACAGAACTGGAAAATTCTCAGGAACACATACAACTCTTAAGTAGCCAAGTGGGTCAATCAGAGATTGGTTGTTGAACGTAATGTGTTTTCCAGAAATTGTATTTAATAACTACTGTCTCTCTCTGCGGGTGTCGCTGTACACAGATCGATGAACTGCAAGAGACCAACGTCACGCTGGAACAAAAGCTCAAGGGAGCGGGGCACAAGTCCTCGGGCAAAGTGGCCGATCTCACCTCGAAGAATCACGAACTGTGTCAAGAGATCACGGACATACGCAACCTCGCCAGGATGATGGAGATGGAGAAGAGGCAAAAGTTGAAAACTGCCGACATGAAATTGCAAGATCTGAAAGTGAGGGTGAACTAGGATCACTTAGTTCAACCCTGAGAGAAACATCATGGAGTGAGAATTTGTTTCTTCCTCCAACAGGATGTTAACTGGAAGCAACAGGAAGTCATTAAAAACCTGGAGGATCAGCTCAGTAAAAAAAGAACGGTCAGGGCTACATGTATGGTGCATTGTATCCAGTAGATGTACTCAAAGTTTTGCTTTCACTTTTTCACTCCTGATTCCTAATCGCAGGCTTCAGATCTACCAGatgaagacaaacagacacCAAGGACTGTTGGCCGTCAGGGCAACATTCACGTTGTAAGCCACGTTGAGCTTTTAAAATTTTGCGGCAAAGAAGTAGCCTTGGTTCTTCTGTAAACCGCCTCGCTGTTCTTGTTTTCGGGGGATTCCTTTACCAGGAAGCTTCTGACCTGGATTTGATCAAATCCCAGCTTGAAGATCAGTTGGGGGATCTCAAAGAGCAGAATGAAAATTTTAAGGGAATGGTGGATTTACTGGCGGCAGAGAAGAGCAGGCTGCAGGATAAAGTGCAGAAGATGATGTCTCTTGGTAAAGTGCACTGCATTTTTGACTTCCTGAATTTTATACCATTGCCGGTCACTTCTGAATTTTGGTGTTGTTCAGAGAAAGTCTTGGTGCTGGAGTTGGAGGGCTGGCGGACAAAATACGGCATTTGTGGAAGGGCACGCTCGCCATCGCGTCTGGATGCTTTTGTAAAGAGTTTGGAGGAGGAAAGGGATCACTATCGCCGGGAGGCTGAACACTATAAATACGTTAGCGTGTCCAGCAGCTCCAGTCGCAGTCCAGACCGGCAGAGGAGTCACGCAATCGAGGTAATTAATAAAAACTATTCATCCTGACTTTGTTGGTCAACAACACATGTCTATttatagaaaacaaaacaacagcctGATTACCAAAACTCCAACCCACCTGATGAAATTTGCAACCTGAAAGAGGCTCTCAGACTGGTAGAAGAAAATCTCCACCaggtgacaaaagaaaaaatctctCTAATGGAAGAATTGAACGTAAGTCCCGCCGAATTTCCTGCTTTCCACCTGTATCGTTTATTATGGATTCTAAGAGATGTCTTTTAAACTGTAACCAAAGGAAATGCGGAAGGCCCACCAAAGGTTAAACACGCCTCCGGGAATCCTGAACCCGAAGGAACTGTTCAAACAGgcggcaaaaaaaatccaacagttGACGAAAGCAAATGACGGACAGATGGAGGAAATTGAGGTTAGCATAGATGGACAACTGTTCAGTACCAATTTTGTCACATACAAGTACTACTTTATAACTGTTCTCCACAGCCCGAGCGACGCAAATCGAATACAGAGATCTCAAATCTGCCATCGGAAGAAAACATCCAACACGCGACAGCAGAAGAAGACGCGCCGGAGGAGGAATTTCGGGTTACTACTTATATTTCTCCTTTTATTAGCCAACGTTAAACAAAATAtacgtgcatgaatgagagaggcagagggggaagagtgaacctccagggagaaaagatagcgagggtggacgacttcaaatacttggggtcaacaatccagagcaatggtgagtgtggtaaggaggtgaagaaacgggtccaagcagggtggaacagttggcagaaggtgtctggtgttctatgtgacagaagagtctccgctaggatgaagggcaaagtttacaaaacagtggtgaggccggccatgatgtacggattcgagacggtggcactgaagaaacaacaggaagcagaactggaggtggcagaaatgaagatgttgaggttctctctcggagtgaactggttggataggattagaaatgagctcatgagacggacagccaaagtcggatgttttggagacaaggttagagagagcaggcttcgacggtttggacatgtccagaggcaagagagtgagtatatttgcaGAAGGGTGGTGAgattggagctgccaggcaaaagagggagaggaaaaccaaagaaaaggtcgacggatgttgtgggggaggacatgaggacagtgggtgttagaaaagGACAGTggacagaggaagatgcacgataaaggcttcgatggaaaagatgacacgctgtggcgacccctaacaggacaagccgaaaggaaaagaagaagaagaaaaagacttATGTTTCTCCTATTGTAGACAATTTTCCATTATGATGGGTCTTTTAACACATACGGCCACAACAAGGCCCGCAATTTAAAAAGGACTAGTCAGGATCAtgtcttttaaaataatcaaatccATCAATCTCTGTAAGAGTCCTACAGCTTTCCACTAGAATTTTGGAACCAACTGCTTCAGGTCTGGGATTTCAATCATGCCCATTTATTCTTTGGTGACGCACACAGACACCCAAGTGCCCAGAACAGCAAACCCAAAACACACTACTGAATGCCGATCATGAACTGGCATCTTTGAGATTGTGCGTGCCTAACTGAAGATGTCCCCCGATCTGTAACGCTCCAGCCCGATCGGCGTGATTCGACCATGTCTGCTGAAATCCTCGACCTGAAAGAGGAGCTTAGGCTGGCTGAAGATAACTCCCAGGTGTTGATGGCTGAAAAAGACTCACTCATGGAAGAGTTTCAGGTTCGTGGCATAAGACCGCTTGTGATTTTACACCGATGTTTATAGATTTAGGTAATTCCAAGTATGGATTTCTTCAACTGCTAGCAAAAGCAGCTGGAGTGTGAGCAACACAGTTTAGAGATGTCAAACATCCAGGAGCGCCTTAAAATGGCAGAAGAGAAAATCCAGCAGCTGACGGGGGAAAAAGAAGCACAAATGGAAGAGTTGAAGGTTGGTGGAGGGTCACCTTTCTGTGTATTATAACGGATCATTCATTGTATGGATTTTTCAACACTTGAGATTTTGTCATTTAGCGAATGCGGGGGCAGCTGGCAGCACCATCTGCTGAAATCACCAAACTGAAAGAAGAGCTCCGCCAGGCAAAGGACCGAATCCCGCAGGTGTCGACTGCAAAAGATCCGCTGATGGAGGAACTGAAGGTTGCTAGCCTAACTGGAGGAGCACTTGTATCGTTAGCATTGAGATGGTCCTTTAACAGACGTACGCACGTTTCTCGACATTTAGAAAATGCAGCAGGAGCATGAAAAGCAACTCTCGGACGTCTCTGCCGAAATCTCAAAACTGAAAGAGGAGCTTCAACGGGCAGAAGAAAAGATCCACCAGTTAACCTCTGAAAAAGACTCACTGGTGGAGGAGTTGAAGGTTGGTACCGGAGGACTTTCTGAATTGTCACATGATAAGACTGTCATAAAAGGAAGTTGTCAAAAATGCATTTCCATAGCAAAAGCAGCTCCGGCATGAGGAGAATGACTCAAAGACATCTGCTCAGATGGTCATGCTAAAAGAAAAGCTTAAAAACGCAGAAGAGAAAATTCAGCAGGCAAGGTCAGAAAAAGACACAAAGACGGAAGAATTGAAGGTCAGTACCGCACGGGATCTTCTGTGTTCGAGTCGGGTGCACATTCTCATGGATTTTAATCTGAATGTAAGAAAAACATTGCGAATCCTTAGAAAATGCAGATACAGTTCGACAACGACAGATTAAGTACATTTGATAAAATCGCAAAACTCAAAGAGCAACACAACTTGGCTGAAGAACAAGTCCATCTAATGAAGGATGAAAAACAGTCGCTGATGGAGGAACTGAAGGTTTGTCCTGCAGGACTTCCTGTGCCGAGTCCCCAAATCTACTCGCGACCATTGGAACTAATGAATTCTGAATTAATTTACTTCTACGTGCAGCAACAGAAGCTACAGCATGAGCAACACACCTCCAACACATGTGCTGAAATCTCAGACCTGAAAGAGAAGCTCGGAGTGGCCGAAGCAAAAATGCAGCAAGTGACGGCAGAAAAAGACACGCAAATGGAGGAATTTAAGGTTGGTACTGGAAGACGTCCATTATCTCGACAAATATGAATGAATTGCTACATTTTCTAATCCATAGCAAAAGCAACTGCAAGATGTGGAGAACCACTCAAAACAATCCGACGAACTGTTCGCGCTCAAAGAGaaaattacaaagacagaaGAAAAACTGCAGCAGGTGAAATCTGAAAAAGACACGCAGATGGAAGAATTGCaggttgggtgttggatgacgTCTGCCGGTCTTCACGTGGGCttttcagtcaggaatacgccACGTTTCCCACTCCACAGAAAATTCAGGTGCAGCACGACGAGCAGCACTCGAAAGCCTCCGCGGAAATCGTAAAACTAGAAGAGAAGCTCAGACTGGCGGAAGAAAAAATCCAAGTGGTGAAAGGTGAAAAAGACTCACTGACGGAAAAATTGGAGGTAAGAAAAGCATCCACAGTGTAAGACCCGTGTATTTTTGTACCTGAATAAATGTCTCAATATTTTAACAACGACAGCTGCAACAGAGTACTCATCAAAACTCAAATACAGCCAATGAAGTTGTAAAACTAGAAGGGAAGCTGACAGcaacagaaaaagaaatccAGCAGTTGACGGCTGAAAAAGACTCGCTGGCGGAGGAACTGAAGGTCGGTACCGGAAGACCTCTTTTGCGACGTATTCGTCGTCATACGGATGAATCAAACAAAGTTATATTTTCTGTTCTATAGCTCCTGCAGCTGCAGAATGAGCAACTCACCGCAAGCACCTCTGCTGAAATCTCGAAACTGAAGGAGAGTCTCCGACTCGCAGAAGAAAAAATCCGGCAGGTGAAGGAGGTAAAAGACTCACAGTTGGAGGAACTTGAGGTAAACAATGGAGGATAATGTATTCCACTATTGTGTGATGGATATGTTGTATTGCAATAATACAGATTGAGAGTGTATTCATTTTCAGatttacagtacagcctcgtttctcgaccacaatctttTCCAGAAattggttcgagaagtgatttgttcaaaatccaaattgaaatgtcccattacaattaatggaaaaatgaataatgcgttccaagcctaaaaaagtgggctttttaaaagcattttttagcttttccttatAATAAACTCCATAGTAGAAATTCATGTATAgtgtaaatactttatataatgaaatagtttcagaaatatatttatttttttgcttaaaatgtatgctttagtagttgACTAggttaggctgggagtgcattgctgtatctgtagtgactcggccccAAGCTTTgtaacccctttttttttttactaacaaaagtgcagaataactttaaacaagcaataatgagggcgggggagcaaagaaaattgttttttattttcagaaaaagtaacatacaaaaacattaactcgtaactcgagttaacgaaatctttgaaacaaaacaaaaatgcagaactgctattggaacagagcattattcaatttcacaagaaaaaaaaaaatctcttcggtgggggtgactcacccccctggaagttcttttcttttcccaaagaatttatctagtgtcacttctttggagccatggtTGGGGGTgaatagtcctcaataggaagaaaaaacagtaaCAGTAAATGTAGCTACTGGGACACGTCTACAGGCTGCGTAAAATACAATaaagcacgtcgtgggtcagctggtcgggccgtgcccgttatgttatttccagattttttcgGGGGCCATTTAAGTACtggatttttgttcgaaaacagaaccaaaaaaaatctcaaaattttcattcgaaaaccgatttgttcgagaacggggacgttcgagaactgaATTTTCACCGTAATTGGTTATAAAATCAACTGCAACCTACTTCCACATAAGGATCTGAGTTCAGCCTGCCGCACACTGAGTGACGTGGCCGAAACCGATGCAATTTTTCCGTTGCCGCACAACTGTAGATGTGCAATGCTCACTCACTTAGTGTGCCGCAAAGAGTTGCtacgacaccctgaactattTAAAATAGATTAAATTGATTTAATTAGACTAAATTGTTATATTAAATATGACTTCGAActgagggagctaacatatgttgACCACTGTACTGCTGCatgttacaaaaaacaaactagaAATTCATTCTTGattcaaattgaaattgaaCATCGAGCTTTTAGACGCCTTATAACATTCCGTAGTAATCTGTAGCTGTCGTAGTTTTTGTACTTACTTGTCCCGTGAGCTCACCAAAACATCTTTGACAAGTAATAGCTGTTGTCGTCTTTGAATGTTCTCGCTGCAGCCACTTGACCAAAGCTCTGACGAAGTTTTCGAACTGAAAGACAAGCTCAGGCTGGCTGAGGAAAAAATCCAGCTGGTGACTGCGGAAAAAGACTCACTGATGGAGGAGTTGAAGGTTGGTAGCAGAAGACTTCCTTTACGGTTGTGGATGCATTcaacaaaaactgcattttcaaaTCAGAAACGGCAAAAGACAAGTTCAAGTACAGCTGATGAAATTGCACAGCTGAAAGAGAAGCTGAGACTGGCGGAAGAAAACATCCAGCAGTTGACCAgagaaaaagacacaaaagaagTCGAGGTGAGTAACAAGGGGAAGCGTGTAGATAGTTGTGGAAATGAGATTCATCAAGACTTCTTTTCCAATTAGGAGCAAAAGCAGAACCAACTCGATGACCAAAGCGCAAATgtggctgctgaaattgtgaaactgaaaaaaaaacttcaacggAGAGAAGACAAAATCCTGCAGTTGACCAAAGAAAAGGACTCCAATGAGGTCGAGGTGAGTAACGAGAAAGGTTGTGGTTAGTTCCAAAAATTGCGTCCACCAAGACTGACTTTTCTATTTGGCAGCAAAAGCAGAAGCAATTAGAGGAGCAAAGCGCAATTGTGGCTACTGAAGTAGTTCAACTGAAAGAGAAGCTGAAACGGGCGGAAGACAAAATCCAGCAGGTGGCAGTCGAAAAAGATTCGCTGATCAAGGAGCTGAAGGTTAGCACAAAAAGACTTTTATCTGTTCAGATACGGCCAAATTggacaaaaactacattttactaACCCGCAGCAAAAGTCGAGTTCAAATACAACTGATGAAGTCTCCGACCTGAAAGAGAAGCTCAGACTGGCTGAAGAAAAAATTCATCATGTTACATCTGAAAAAGACTCACTGACGGAGGAACTGAAGGTTTGTATCTGGAGACTTTTCTTCCGACTTTTACAGCTATGATGAATTCAACACTACGTGACCTAATTTGTAGCAAAAGTCCAGTTCTAACACATCCGAAGAAATCTCCAACCTGAAAGAGAAGCTGAGATTGGCTGAAGAAAAAATCCAACAGGTGACAGTGGAAAAAGATTCACTCAAAGAGGAATTGAAGGTTAGCGGCGCTAACCCACTAACGGCAACAAAAGACTCTTAGCGAAGGTCATAAATGCACATTAGAGTGAATTCATGTCCCGATCTTCCATCAAAACCAGATCCGTGGCGATCAAAGATCAAATACGTCTGATGAAGCTTTGAATATTTTGCGAGAGAAGCAGCGGGTGACGGCTGAAAAAGACTATCTGAGGGAGGAATTAAAGGTAGGCACGGCTGCTGCATTTCCgattctatttattttattttagtggccctatttatgtatttaccgtaatttccagcctacaagctgcaactattttcacaagctttcaaccccgcggtttatggggcgatgcggcgctagcatcaACGCGGCGCTAGCGGtagcccacctggttataagcctcagtaacACAGagttaatgctaatgctagcgctgtgctaacgctgcACTAACaatagcgccgcgctaatgctagtccgtgctaacgttaaactctttctgtgtaccgaggcttgtaaccaggtgtgctctgtaggccaggtaTTACGGTACTCTCTTATGCTatcaaaaactattttaacaGTGTAGATAAATACTTGCTAGCTTGCTTGCTTTTGTATAGCACTAAAGATAAACTATATTGGGACTCTTTTCAGGGCGGGGAGATTTCCACGCTGCAGTACGGACGTGGACACGAAAACAGGATTCTCGACCTGCAGAATCTCATTCGTAGTGTGAGTCCCATTGCGGTCTCCCGGGACATTTGTCAACACGACACTGGACGCCCCCGATGTGGAACATTGATTTGGGCCGCGGTAACCTTTCACATGTTGAACCAGATAAACTGAACACgatagaagaaaacaaaaacattgagcTATAATACTGAAAtctgtgtacagtattttgaataCAGGTACGTGCGTTATTCATAACTATTGCAGCGTAGCATGGTGATCAACATTTCTGGAAAGTTTCCAATCAACATCCACGGCATTGGTCTTTTACTGCTAATATTTATAACACACTTCCCTTAAAAAGTCCAAAGTTCTTGTGTTGCGCCACTGACTTGTGATTTGTGTTTTGCGGGCTGAAGCTGGAGCAGGAGAACCTGGAGCTGCGTTCACAGGTTTTCGCGCTACGGGACCGCGAACGGGATGTGGAGCGGCAAATGGACGCTCGCTCTGCTGCGCTGGTTCAGAATGCGGAGGACGCGGCACGGCAGAGGAGAGCGGCGTCCGGTCTTCGGTTTGTTTCCGCCGTTTATTGCGCAGCACTTTCGCATCGCAGGGAGTGGAAGggccagctgtcattgggccggaggcggggtacaccttgaactggtcgccagccaatcgcaggccacatagagacaaacagccgcatccacaatcacaccttggggcaattttagaatgtctaaataatgctgcatgtttttgggatgtgggaggaaaccggtgtgcctggagaaaacccacccgggcacgaggagaacatgcaaactccacacaggcgggtcggggatgGAAcgcgagacctcagaactgtgaggccaacgctttctagatGTGCCGCCACTCCACATCTACTGTCAAGTAAATTTTGTTATCTGATTTAATGTAACCCACCACCGCTAATTTAGGACTATGTAATCTGTAACAGGTGGTTTGGATAGAAAGACACAGACACAATCGACAAAACACAACGGACATTGGTAATGCTTTAGCAAATTGTAAAGCCTCATTGGAACACTTGAGGATGCTGACCCCCACCCAAACCCCCAAAGTAGAGACAAACAAGACTTTTGGTCTCTACTGGGGCAGCTTCATCTTTTGTggagccggtgtgacggtctgagcgctcctcccggtgctgaaaagtctccttgtgattaacgtgCATGCGTGTCCAGTTTGTAAAcctccggccagtctgaaacatccccatccacgtTTCAACGTGTACTATTCGaaaacttgtcgccgagcgttcatgttcgctgtggacgtctcggaaagacgaacacagcgaatgtgCATATATgcgtatatctttttatcaacttttgttttaaggttagagttataacatatgttagctccctcaacgtagaagaaggggaactatgagaccgggggatttcccagtaagcgtctgctacgtacccagagttcccctgttagtaacgcatgcgcattcatcacaaggagacttttcagcaccggtcCGGAACGTTAACCCTGCAATAAACGAGGGATTACTCAATACGGACAAATTCAACGCTTTAAGTCAAAGTTTGTCATTTCACGATTTGTCAAAAGGCGCCAGCAGGAGCAGATTCAGGACGCGCTGTTGGACCTCCAGCAAATGCTGTCTGTAAAGAACGACGAGTTGCACGCCGCTCACAGCCAGATGGAAAAACTGGAGGACGTCATCGGTAAGATGCAGGGCTCAAATTCGCGCGTGgacttttgtttccattttgtcCCCGGTTCACGGCAcgtgtttcccccccccccccccccccccgccagaGTCGCTGAGTCAGCAGCTTTACCAACACAAGCAGGAAACGGAGGTCCTTCGCATCTCTTTCTCGGCGTTGTGTATAAAAAAGGACGTCGTGCAGGAGGAGGTGGCCAAAAAGAGCAAAAAGCTGGAGGTTCTCCAGGAGCAGCTCGCCAAGAAGGTCGCCTCGATGATATCTTTAAAAGTTATCTTTACACTTCGATGCACTAATAGCGCACCGTTTTCGCCAGAAGCTTCCGGACAATAACCAAACGCATCTGATGTGAGTGTCTCCGCCCCAAAGAGGCAACCGAAGTCCGCGCCGCTCACGTCATCTGCTGGTTTTTTTGCGTCGCAGACAGCTGGAGGTGGAAGTGAACAGCCGCAAGAGGGAGCTGGCTGCTCAGAGGGTACTGGAGAACCACCAGGAGGCGCTCTCGAGACTCAAAAGAGACAACGAGTTGATCATCGGCGAGTACAGGAGGCTGCAGGACGACGTGGCCGCCGTGACGCTGGAGAAGCAAGTAAGCGACGGGGTTCAACGCTGCTCGGCGGGAGAGTCTCACGCAATTCAGACTCCTGAACGTCTCGTCCAGGCCGCTCACGAGGAGACGGAAGCGGCTTTACGCGAACGCGATGAGCTCAGGCAAAGAGTCCATTCCTACGTCAATACCGTGTCCAGGATTGAGAACGTCTTGAAGATGAAGGCAAGAGAAAACCGCAGCGCACTCGGATCATTGTTGACGCCTTTATAGCAGGTTGGCGACGGCTTTTGAAGAGGGTCCGGATGGCCCAATTTAGTAATGTGATTCTCGGCTTCGGGTGCGAGAGGTCCCCGGTTCTTTAAAGACATGCATGTCTTCACATGGTGACTCATGTGGGGCCTATAAAAGTTTCTCTTTGGGTTCGTGGACGAGGGGTATGATTCTGGGCGAGAGGTTCTGGGTGCCGGTCCTGGATCTGCACTTGAGTTATATGCCAAGTAAGGGGACGTTCAGATGTcgtggctcgttggtctagtcgtatgattctcgcttcgggtgcgagaggtcccgggttcaaatcccggacgagCCCTCTTTAAATTAGAGTTTTCGATTTGAGCTCATCTGTGGCTCGTTGGTCTCCGGGTAGAAGTCTCGCTTCAGGTGTGAGGAACTGTCACATGGTAGCATCGATTATCAGGATTTTTATGCTCCTGCtcaaggtccactgtcatgaaatgtatgatttttagtatattattgatgaaaaaaaggcagccggaatggaccgagcagctttttcaccacacaagatgattttgacctgtatggctttttgtcactctcgAGGGAttacgttagtagcagacgcccactcaggcggtctcgtctgttcctactagttttacctgctggaaggcaccactttgttccttcgtgttagctgaaatgccggctcgttgtattgctggacattgctcgaacgctcgggaggatggattcgctcttcatacttttccaaaagacccggttcgccgTGAAAAacagattgcacgggtgcaaaggacgagcgcttcgtgggtttcaaatgacgggtaggtgtgtatacaaatactaaaacaaataatagtttgggggcctggggggggggacgtaatcctctcagaatttATCAAAAGATCCACGCACGTTAGTGCTAAATGTGACGATGTACCCGTCGTCCGCCACGGACGaggtccggtgtgacggtctgagcgctcct
Above is a genomic segment from Syngnathoides biaculeatus isolate LvHL_M chromosome 7, ASM1980259v1, whole genome shotgun sequence containing:
- the LOC133503150 gene encoding centrosomal protein of 135 kDa-like isoform X8, with product MSTMDLNKERKWSKLRGHLHMMGYNHYLGAESVPLVEKLFSDLVHTTETLNESQRSTDKSEKETQNCDVRLARENQNLHLELMMVKGEKAHMTKELKIYITKLDDELALLTSLNKRYSQKIHSLEKDCKEKARIIRQLRRKNLNGGALHAVSPSDDPHAADLQQEELTKLKTELENSQEHIQLLSSQIDELQETNVTLEQKLKGAGHKSSGKVADLTSKNHELCQEITDIRNLARMMEMEKRQKLKTADMKLQDLKDVNWKQQEVIKNLEDQLSKKRTASDLPDEDKQTPRTVGRQGNIHVEASDLDLIKSQLEDQLGDLKEQNENFKGMVDLLAAEKSRLQDKVQKMMSLEKVLVLELEGWRTKYGICGRARSPSRLDAFVKSLEEERDHYRREAEHYKYVSVSSSSSRSPDRQRSHAIEKTKQQPDYQNSNPPDEICNLKEALRLVEENLHQVTKEKISLMEELNEMRKAHQRLNTPPGILNPKELFKQAAKKIQQLTKANDGQMEEIEPERRKSNTEISNLPSEENIQHATAEEDAPEEEFRPDRRDSTMSAEILDLKEELRLAEDNSQVLMAEKDSLMEEFQQKQLECEQHSLEMSNIQERLKMAEEKIQQLTGEKEAQMEELKRMRGQLAAPSAEITKLKEELRQAKDRIPQVSTAKDPLMEELKKMQQEHEKQLSDVSAEISKLKEELQRAEEKIHQLTSEKDSLVEELKQKQLRHEENDSKTSAQMVMLKEKLKNAEEKIQQARSEKDTKTEELKKMQIQFDNDRLSTFDKIAKLKEQHNLAEEQVHLMKDEKQSLMEELKQQKLQHEQHTSNTCAEISDLKEKLGVAEAKMQQVTAEKDTQMEEFKQKQLQDVENHSKQSDELFALKEKITKTEEKLQQVKSEKDTQMEELQKIQVQHDEQHSKASAEIVKLEEKLRLAEEKIQVVKGEKDSLTEKLELQQSTHQNSNTANEVVKLEGKLTATEKEIQQLTAEKDSLAEELKLLQLQNEQLTASTSAEISKLKESLRLAEEKIRQVKEVKDSQLEELEPLDQSSDEVFELKDKLRLAEEKIQLVTAEKDSLMEELKKRQKTSSSTADEIAQLKEKLRLAEENIQQLTREKDTKEVEEQKQNQLDDQSANVAAEIVKLKKKLQRREDKILQLTKEKDSNEVEQKQKQLEEQSAIVATEVVQLKEKLKRAEDKIQQVAVEKDSLIKELKQKSSSNTTDEVSDLKEKLRLAEEKIHHVTSEKDSLTEELKQKSSSNTSEEISNLKEKLRLAEEKIQQVTVEKDSLKEELKIRGDQRSNTSDEALNILREKQRVTAEKDYLREELKGGEISTLQYGRGHENRILDLQNLIRSLEQENLELRSQVFALRDRERDVERQMDARSAALVQNAEDAARQRRAASGLRRQQEQIQDALLDLQQMLSVKNDELHAAHSQMEKLEDVIESLSQQLYQHKQETEVLRISFSALCIKKDVVQEEVAKKSKKLEVLQEQLAKKVASMISLKVIFTLRCTNSAPFSPEASGQ